Genomic DNA from Gimesia aquarii:
AATTCATGGATTGTCCAACATACAAGAATATTGCTTTCATCCGATCCTTCATACATTTCAAACTCATCGATTGTGGAAGGGTTCCATACTCCGGTTAGATACTTGTCCTCTTTTCGCAATTCGATTTCACGATGCCAATCCTCTACTGCGTCTAACAATGTTTCCGGACGACGATCTCTTATTGTAAAATTAGGCAGCAACGGAGGATGTTGATCACGTTCTTCCTGAACCTGCGAGTTCGCATGAGAACCAAAGCGATGGTATTGAATGTACTCCATGATGGATTCATACTTGGCAGGATCCAACATCGGATGTGCAATAAACCAACGAATCACGGTAACCCAGAACGACTCGTCTTCGAAGCTTCTTCCCAGACGAGTTGCCAACATGGCATCAATTTGCTGCTCGCTACCTCCCATGTTTTTTATTTGACCATAACGTATCGCCTGATAAATATTCAGACGATGCGGTGCCTGTAAAAACTGATGTAACATTTTTCTGGTGTAGGGAATCGGGAATTCACTGATGGGAATTCTGATTCCCCTGCCTGCATTTAGGTACCATTTCTGCATCAGCCTTGCTTCTTTGGAAGGTTTCAGAAACCAAACGCTGTCAAGGAAACGAGGAACCTCATACTTCGCAAACAGATGACGTAACAACGAAGCAAACATCTGATGTGCATTATTCGTTTGTGGTTTCCACTTTTCAATGGGTCGGATCCAGTCAGCATGACGTCCTGTGATCCAAATCAGTCCTCCCAGATATGTATTAAAGGGTGAAGTTTCCAGTCCAGGAATTACACTCTCTGCCCTGAAAAGTTGATTCCAGGGTTCCAGATGCTCAAGCACACGTTCCAAAATACGAGTTTTTACTCTGGGACGGCGTCTGCGTTTTGAATTTTCTTGAATTAACGCACACAGAATCTGTTGTTCTGGTTGGCTGACATCTTTGGCTAACAGGTGACCGCGACAAATATCTTTTATCACGCCGTTCAGTTTATTCTGTTTTCGCTTTTCCTGAATCCGTTTCTCTTCCTCCACCGTTCGCTCATAGAATACTCGTTCGCGATAGAGAACTTTCCACGTTTTATTCGTCCTATTACAGAATCCATGTTGATCGCACCATTTACGATACTCCTCAACCGTTCTGAGGTTGAGTGCCTGAATGTGTTCTCGAAGATCGGGCGAAATGTCTCCTCTTTTATT
This window encodes:
- a CDS encoding PcfJ domain-containing protein → MSKKKFKNKRGDISPDLREHIQALNLRTVEEYRKWCDQHGFCNRTNKTWKVLYRERVFYERTVEEEKRIQEKRKQNKLNGVIKDICRGHLLAKDVSQPEQQILCALIQENSKRRRRPRVKTRILERVLEHLEPWNQLFRAESVIPGLETSPFNTYLGGLIWITGRHADWIRPIEKWKPQTNNAHQMFASLLRHLFAKYEVPRFLDSVWFLKPSKEARLMQKWYLNAGRGIRIPISEFPIPYTRKMLHQFLQAPHRLNIYQAIRYGQIKNMGGSEQQIDAMLATRLGRSFEDESFWVTVIRWFIAHPMLDPAKYESIMEYIQYHRFGSHANSQVQEERDQHPPLLPNFTIRDRRPETLLDAVEDWHREIELRKEDKYLTGVWNPSTIDEFEMYEGSDESNILVCWTIHELLDADSLYFEGQTLNHCVSSYAARCEQGSCSIWSLECETFDGRMKVLTIEVANSTKSICEVRGKSNRDATAYENQILKRWANQAGLNFSLQA